From the Ignavibacteriales bacterium genome, the window GATGGGACTTGGTTTTAAAAATGCTAATACGGGTTTAATAGTCGGTCTGTCAGGTAAAACTCTCAGAACGACTAATGGCGGTGCTTCCTGGTCGAGCGTAACAAGCGGTACCAGCAGTGACCTCTTTGCGGTATTTGTTGTGAGCAATGATAAAGGTCTCTCTGCTGGGGAACTTGGAGCAATGAGAAAATCGACGAATGCAGGGTCATCGTGGTCCAGCCAATCGAGCGGTACATCCAGGTGGCTTAGCGGGATCCATTTTGTAGATATGAACACAGGCACCATCGTTGGTGATAATGGTACAATCAGAAGGTCATCCGATAACGGAGCAAACTTTAAGAATCAGGTCAGCAATACATCCGATTGGCTTAGAGGTGTGCACTTTACGAGTATTACTCATGGGGTAGTCGTGGGTGACTTTGGTACTATCAGACGTACAACCACAGGCGGATGGCTTCTGCCGACACAGCCGGGACAAACTGCGCCGGGAAACAACTCTACATGCCAATCATTGACTGTCAGGCTGGATTGGAATTCCGTTCCCGACCCGATAGCATTCTATAGAGTACAGTTGTCGCTAAGCTCTAACTTTTCGACAACCTTGATAGATGTAAATAACATTAACGATACATATTATGACGTTCCAAATGGAACGCTTGCACTAAATACAAAATATTACTGGCGTGTTATGGCGACCAATGAAGTTGGGACAGGTCAGTGGTCTTCGACCAGGAACTTTACTACTCTTGTGCCGTCGCCCGGAAATACTGCTCTGACTGCTCCGGCTAATAATGCTACTAATATTACATTAACTCCTTTGCTTGACTGGAACACCGCTCAAAATTCGATTGAGTATCAGTTACAGCTGGCAGACGATTCTACTTTCTCAAACATTGTATTAAGTACTGATACGATCTCTGGTACTAGCTACCCGGTTCCTCCGGGAATGCTTGATAACTCTACTACATACTATTGGAGGGTCAGGGGAAGAAGTCTCTGTGAAAGCGGAGAATGGTCACCCGTTTGGCACTTCCGTACGGCTGTTGAGCTTCCTTCTGCACCGGTGCTTGTATCACCGCCGAGCGGAACGCTGGGTCTTAATCTGGTTTTCGATACCGATTGGCTCGATATAGCTTCAGCGGAGTCATTCAGAATAGAGATCTCCAGCGATAGCTCATTTGCGTCACCTGAACTCGATTCGGCGGGGCTTCTCGCTTCTAATTTTACTATTCCTGCGGGTCTTCTCTCACACTCTACCTGGTATTACTGGAGAGTAAGAGCTAAGAATGAAGCAGGTGAAGGACCCTATTCACCGGTTTGGAACTTCCAGACCTCGATCGTAACCGGACTAAATGTAAACACCTCGATAATTCCGGACAGGTTTGGCTTAATGCAGAATTATCCTAACCCGTTCAATCCTTCTACAAGCATTAGCTTTGATCTTCCCGAAAGGTCAGATGTAAATCTAACGGTTTACAATACACTCGGACAGTCGGTAGCGGTACTTGTTAATTCATCTCTGCAGGCAGGAAGATACAATTATGTATTCGATGCTTCTTCAGTACCGAGCGGGATATACTTCTACAGGATAAAAGCCGGGGAGTTTGTAGAAACTAAGAGAATGGTTCTTATCAAATAATTTTAATCAGAAATTGCTCAGCCGGGACAGGCTTTCTGTCCCGGTCACTTTAATCTAATTGTAAAATGAGAAAAAGCAAATTTGCTTTATGTCTCAGCTTAATATTTCTTTTGTATTCACAGTCGCTGATGTCGATGCCGGGTGACAGTTCAAAAGTGTACGGTGTGACAGTTGACGCAGTAAATGGTCTTAATAATATCGTCAACTCGCTACACCAGCTTTCTCGCAGACCTACAGTTAGAATTGTATTTGATGAATGGATACCGGCTGCTGAATATACCGCACCCGTTAATAGAATAGATACTGTCGCGGATATAATGGGTGAGATTCTTGATAGCTATTATATGAACCAGTACAGTCAAAACCAGTTTAAGAATAGGGTGAATGAATATCTTAATGAATTGGGTGATAAAGTTGATATTTGGGAAATAGGCAATGAGGTTAACGGCGAATGGCTCGGCTCTATAAACAGCGTCCTTGGCAAGATCGGAAATGCTTACTCTATTATAAAGAATGCCGGTAAGAAAACCGCGCTCACCCTGTACTATAATCATGAATGCTGGGATAATGCCGGCAATGAAATGTTCCGCTGGGTGAACGAGAGCCTTCCTGATAGTATCAGGATGGGAGTTGATTACCTCCTCGTGTCATATTATGAGGACGATTGTAATAATTACCAGCCTAACTGGCAGGAGGTGTTTGACAGCCTGAGTGTACTTTTCCCGAATTCAAAGCTTGGTATCGGTGAATGCGGTACTCACCATAATAATAGAAAAGCCGATTACATCAGAAGATACTACAGCATGGACATAACTACGCCTAATTATATCGGCGGATATTTTTGGTGGTATTATAAACAGGATTGCGTACCCGTGTCTAACTATCTCTGGTACGTACTCGATAGCACGATAAATCCGCCTGTTCTTACAAATATTGGAAATGGATTTAATGGCGTTGCGGATTATAAACTCTGGAACTACCCCAACCCTTTTAATCCTTCAACAAAAATAAATTTTACACTTGCCGAAAGCGATGATGTTAAGCTCACCGTCTTTAATTCGCTCGGTCAGGTGATAAGAGTATTGGAAAATAACCGCTTGAGCAAAGGAGAGTATTCCCGCGAGTTTGATGCTTCGGGTCTCCCGAGCGGTGTATATTACTACGTCTTGAAAACTACTAATAATTCACTGGTAAATCGTATGGTTCTTATAAAATAGAGCAGCAATTAACTTCTCCTTATATTACCATTTTTACCGCTAGCCCTTGCTTCTTGACCGGAAAGCAAGGGCTTTTCATTTATCATTTAATTTAATATATATCTCAATATCTTTATATAAATCTATAATTAACGTTTGACCGAAAAACTTGACGTATTATTCTTTGGCGCTCATCCTGACGATGTAGAGCTAACCTGCGGCGGTACTGCCGCAAAGCTCGTAAAAGCAGGCAAAAAGATCGGCATCATCGACCTCACTAAAGCCGAGCTTAGCTCTCGCGGAAATCCTGAATTAAGAGAAAAAGAGACCGCCGCCGCAACGGAAATACTCGGCGCGTCCATCCGCGAAAATCTCGCCCTCAGCGACGGAAACATCACCAACGATCCCGACTCGCGCCTAAAGGTAATCTCGGTAATAAGAAAATATAAACCCGCGCTCGTCTTCGCGCCCTATCCCGGTGACCGTCACCCGGATCATATTCACGCGAGCGAGCTCATACGTGAAGCCGCATTCTACTCCGGCCTCGCAAAGATCGCCGATGGAAATGACCCGCACCGCCCGCACAAAGTCTATTACTACCCGCAGGCGTATGATATACCCGTGAGCTTCGTGTTCGATATATCCGACACCTTCGACATAAAAATGCACGCAATAAAATCCTATGGCTCGCAATTCTTTAATCCCGGCTACGAACAAAACGAACCCGTTACATTGATAAGCAGTGAATTATTCTATAAAGAGATCGAAGCCCGCGCCCGCCACTATGGCTTTAAGATCGGCGTGGAGTTCGGTGAACCGTTCTTTTCCTATGAATCCGTCAAAGCCGACGCTGAAACAATTTTCGAGATTTGATGATAGAGATAGATAGAAGAAAAATACTTGTCTTTGACATAGAAGTTGCCGCGCACGATTTCGAAACCTTCTTTGACGAGGAGACGAAGACATACCTCCTCCAGTATGCAAAAGATGACGACATGCGCGTCAGGATAATCGAGGAGCTTGTCTTTAATTCCTTCACATCAAAGCTCGTCGCCGTATCAATGTGGGATGTCAACGACGAAAAAGGTTGTGTGTTGATTAACTGCGACAAAGATCCCGCGCTTTTACCCGAACGTGACTCCATGACCTATGTGCAGGGCACGGAAAAAGAGATCGTTGAGCAGTTCTGGAAGATCATCGCTGCAAAGAATTATAACCTGTTCGTTACCTTTAACGGCAGAGAGTTTGATTGCCCGTACATGATGCTAAAATCCTTCGAGATGGGTGTTCGCCCTACGTTCAATTTCATGCAGGGTAGTGACTTCACTTTCCGCGATTATCATATCGACCTGCTAAAAGAATTTACTTTCAACAGGCATTCACCGCACGGCGCGAGAAGGAAGTTCTCTCTGGATTTTTACTGTAAAAGGCTCGGTGTAAGGAGCCCTAAGGATGGGGGAGTAAAGGGCGATAAGGTGACCGAACTATATAATAGCGGGGAATACAAAAAAATAGCTGATTATGCTGCTGAGGATGCGATAGCGGAGGCGGAGCTTTTCAAAATTTGGAATAAATTTTTAAATATTTAATATAACTAAGGAGATTAAAATGAATCCGAAACAAATGCAGGGAATGATGAAGCAGATGAAAAAGATGCAGGAAGAGATGGATAAGATT encodes:
- a CDS encoding T9SS type A sorting domain-containing protein; protein product: MNSKYFLSLLAALVITILLCALVTESFSQTPPYGWMTQSSGTNNNLNAVYMINDNTGIIVGHAGTILKTTDGGASWVSKNSNTFFDLYAVYFTSSNTGFASGDGGVVLKTTNGGNSWSTINTGINASVLNGIYFVSSSTGIISGWYGIIMRTTNGGNSWTQISSGTNINLMGLGFKNANTGLIVGLSGKTLRTTNGGASWSSVTSGTSSDLFAVFVVSNDKGLSAGELGAMRKSTNAGSSWSSQSSGTSRWLSGIHFVDMNTGTIVGDNGTIRRSSDNGANFKNQVSNTSDWLRGVHFTSITHGVVVGDFGTIRRTTTGGWLLPTQPGQTAPGNNSTCQSLTVRLDWNSVPDPIAFYRVQLSLSSNFSTTLIDVNNINDTYYDVPNGTLALNTKYYWRVMATNEVGTGQWSSTRNFTTLVPSPGNTALTAPANNATNITLTPLLDWNTAQNSIEYQLQLADDSTFSNIVLSTDTISGTSYPVPPGMLDNSTTYYWRVRGRSLCESGEWSPVWHFRTAVELPSAPVLVSPPSGTLGLNLVFDTDWLDIASAESFRIEISSDSSFASPELDSAGLLASNFTIPAGLLSHSTWYYWRVRAKNEAGEGPYSPVWNFQTSIVTGLNVNTSIIPDRFGLMQNYPNPFNPSTSISFDLPERSDVNLTVYNTLGQSVAVLVNSSLQAGRYNYVFDASSVPSGIYFYRIKAGEFVETKRMVLIK
- the bshB1 gene encoding bacillithiol biosynthesis deacetylase BshB1 encodes the protein MTEKLDVLFFGAHPDDVELTCGGTAAKLVKAGKKIGIIDLTKAELSSRGNPELREKETAAATEILGASIRENLALSDGNITNDPDSRLKVISVIRKYKPALVFAPYPGDRHPDHIHASELIREAAFYSGLAKIADGNDPHRPHKVYYYPQAYDIPVSFVFDISDTFDIKMHAIKSYGSQFFNPGYEQNEPVTLISSELFYKEIEARARHYGFKIGVEFGEPFFSYESVKADAETIFEI
- a CDS encoding ribonuclease H-like domain-containing protein; this encodes MIEIDRRKILVFDIEVAAHDFETFFDEETKTYLLQYAKDDDMRVRIIEELVFNSFTSKLVAVSMWDVNDEKGCVLINCDKDPALLPERDSMTYVQGTEKEIVEQFWKIIAAKNYNLFVTFNGREFDCPYMMLKSFEMGVRPTFNFMQGSDFTFRDYHIDLLKEFTFNRHSPHGARRKFSLDFYCKRLGVRSPKDGGVKGDKVTELYNSGEYKKIADYAAEDAIAEAELFKIWNKFLNI
- a CDS encoding T9SS type A sorting domain-containing protein, producing MRKSKFALCLSLIFLLYSQSLMSMPGDSSKVYGVTVDAVNGLNNIVNSLHQLSRRPTVRIVFDEWIPAAEYTAPVNRIDTVADIMGEILDSYYMNQYSQNQFKNRVNEYLNELGDKVDIWEIGNEVNGEWLGSINSVLGKIGNAYSIIKNAGKKTALTLYYNHECWDNAGNEMFRWVNESLPDSIRMGVDYLLVSYYEDDCNNYQPNWQEVFDSLSVLFPNSKLGIGECGTHHNNRKADYIRRYYSMDITTPNYIGGYFWWYYKQDCVPVSNYLWYVLDSTINPPVLTNIGNGFNGVADYKLWNYPNPFNPSTKINFTLAESDDVKLTVFNSLGQVIRVLENNRLSKGEYSREFDASGLPSGVYYYVLKTTNNSLVNRMVLIK